In the genome of Lathyrus oleraceus cultivar Zhongwan6 chromosome 4, CAAS_Psat_ZW6_1.0, whole genome shotgun sequence, the window ATGAAGAAAAAGGGCGTAGACGAGTTTCCTTTCTGCGTTCATCTAGTATCATGGGAGAAAGAAAATGTCTCCAGCGAAGCATTAGAGGCAGCGAGAATCGCCTGCAACAAGTACATGTCGAAGTTTGCTGGAAAAGACGCGTTTCATTTGCGCGTTAGGGTTCATCCTTTTCATGTGTTGAGAATTAACAAGATGCTATCGTGCGCTGGGGCGGATAGGTTGCAGACCGGGATGAGAGGCGCGTTTGGGAAGCCGTTGGGGACGTGTGCTAGGGTGAGTATTGGACAGGTGCTGTTGTCTGTTAGGTGTAAGAGTGGGAATGGTCAGCATGCTCAAGAGGCTCTTCGTCGGGCTAAGTTCAAGTTCCCCGGTCGTCAGAAAATTATTGTTAGTAGAAAGTGGTAAGTTTTTTTTATTGTTGATGCTTGATTTTCTAACTTCATAATCATTTGTTTACCATTTTGATTTTATGACTTCAAATTGTTTTCAAATTTTAGGGGTTTTACTAAATTGGGTCAAGAGGAGTACTTGAAGTTGAAATCTGAGAACAGAATTGTGCCAGACGGTGTAAATGCTAAGGTAATTTATCATTAcatttatatatattattatagATTATAGATTATTTTTGGATGGATTGAATGTGTTGAATTTGTTTTCTTTGTCCTTTTTCAGGTTCTTGGGTGCCATGGACCTTTGGCCAATCGTCAGCCAGGAAGAGCTTTCTTGCCAATCTCTGCTTAGACATGAAATTATTTCAACCGGCTCAACATGGATGTTTCTAATAATGAT includes:
- the LOC127076468 gene encoding 60S ribosomal protein L10, with product MGRRPARCYRQIKNKPYPKSRFCRGVPDPKIRIYDVGMKKKGVDEFPFCVHLVSWEKENVSSEALEAARIACNKYMSKFAGKDAFHLRVRVHPFHVLRINKMLSCAGADRLQTGMRGAFGKPLGTCARVSIGQVLLSVRCKSGNGQHAQEALRRAKFKFPGRQKIIVSRKWGFTKLGQEEYLKLKSENRIVPDGVNAKVLGCHGPLANRQPGRAFLPISA